A DNA window from Pedomonas mirosovicensis contains the following coding sequences:
- a CDS encoding DUF192 domain-containing protein: MIRKTTPFGASLGAGAAIVALALVVHVSNMSEVRSVTDAVFGIPGAQAKEQGAQGWGTPQRLATSELAIVTGSGKRHDFSVEVARTAEEQAIGMMFRQAVPEDTGMLFLFPSPRPASFWMRNTYVPLDLIFIRKDGRIESILPNARPESLDLLQSNGPVIAVLELAGGLSERLGLSAGDRVLHKDLPQG; this comes from the coding sequence ATGATTAGAAAAACAACCCCGTTTGGGGCATCCCTGGGGGCGGGCGCGGCGATTGTCGCGCTCGCTCTTGTTGTGCATGTATCGAACATGTCCGAGGTCCGGTCGGTTACTGATGCCGTGTTCGGCATTCCCGGCGCCCAGGCGAAGGAGCAGGGGGCGCAGGGCTGGGGCACGCCGCAGCGCCTGGCAACGTCGGAGCTGGCCATCGTCACCGGGTCCGGCAAGCGCCATGACTTCTCCGTGGAGGTGGCGCGCACGGCGGAGGAGCAGGCCATCGGCATGATGTTCCGCCAGGCGGTGCCGGAGGACACGGGAATGCTGTTCCTGTTTCCCTCGCCCAGGCCCGCGTCCTTCTGGATGCGGAACACCTACGTTCCGCTGGATCTCATTTTCATCCGCAAGGATGGCCGCATCGAGAGCATTCTCCCCAACGCCAGGCCGGAGTCGCTGGATCTGCTCCAGTCAAACGGTCCGGTGATCGCGGTGCTGGAGCTTGCCGGCGGCCTGTCGGAGCGTCTCGGGCTTTCGGCTGGGGACCGCGTCCTTCACAAGGACCTGCCCCAGGGCTGA
- a CDS encoding DUF4823 domain-containing protein: MRPIALLTAAAAVLLSGCSATYEHHAVLQPSAKLQMSKSVLIATPADGVYGARQYAGSGNQTTMAVRAAFARYVSSVDVSVQCRDLACLRNLPNGEQHGYLVVPEVLHWEDRATEWSGKRDKIEIKISVYDGETGQSLASSIITGKSKKGTFGGDHPQDLLPEPVNSYIQSLYY; this comes from the coding sequence ATGCGCCCCATTGCTCTACTTACTGCAGCTGCAGCCGTGCTACTGTCGGGCTGCTCAGCAACCTACGAGCACCACGCCGTTCTACAGCCATCGGCCAAGCTGCAAATGAGCAAGTCCGTTCTTATCGCCACGCCGGCCGATGGCGTCTATGGTGCCCGACAGTATGCAGGCTCCGGCAACCAGACGACGATGGCAGTTCGCGCAGCTTTCGCGCGCTATGTCAGTAGCGTCGATGTATCCGTGCAGTGCCGGGACCTTGCTTGCCTAAGAAATCTTCCGAATGGCGAGCAGCACGGCTATCTTGTTGTTCCGGAAGTCCTCCATTGGGAAGACCGGGCCACGGAGTGGTCAGGAAAACGAGACAAAATCGAGATTAAAATCTCGGTTTACGACGGCGAGACAGGCCAGAGCCTGGCCAGCAGCATCATCACCGGCAAGAGCAAAAAGGGCACCTTCGGCGGCGATCACCCACAGGATCTGCTGCCCGAGCCAGTCAACAGCTACATCCAGTCCCTTTACTACTAG
- the eno gene encoding phosphopyruvate hydratase: MTAIVDIVGREILDSRGNPTVEVDILLEDGSFGRAAVPSGASTGAHEAVEKRDGDKGRFLGKGVTQAVEAVNSEIFDALAGLDAEDQVQIDEIMLGLDGTPNKSRLGANAILGVSLAVAKAAAESRGLPLYRYVGGVSARTLPVPMMNIINGGAHADNPIDFQEFMIMPVGAESLSDAVRWGAEIFHVLKKELSNAGLSTAVGDEGGFAPKLESTTAAIDFVMKAIEKAGYKPGEDVYLALDCASTEFFKDGKYVMEGEGKTLDSGQMAAYLADLVGRYPIISIEDGMAEDDWAGWKQLTDLVGNKCQLVGDDLFVTNAVRLREGIQKGVANSILVKVNQIGSLTETLTAVETAHRASYTAVMSHRSGETEDATIADLAVATNCGQIKTGSLARSDRLAKYNQLIRIEQELDVAAVYAGRSILKA; this comes from the coding sequence ATGACGGCCATTGTGGATATCGTCGGGCGGGAAATTCTGGACAGCCGGGGCAATCCCACCGTCGAGGTCGATATTCTGCTGGAAGACGGCTCGTTCGGCCGCGCTGCCGTGCCCTCCGGCGCGTCCACGGGCGCGCATGAGGCCGTCGAGAAGCGCGATGGCGACAAGGGCCGCTTCCTCGGCAAGGGCGTGACCCAGGCCGTCGAGGCGGTGAACAGCGAGATCTTCGACGCGCTCGCCGGGCTGGACGCCGAGGACCAGGTGCAGATCGATGAGATCATGCTGGGTCTCGATGGCACCCCGAACAAGAGCCGGCTTGGCGCCAACGCCATCCTCGGCGTGTCGCTGGCGGTTGCCAAGGCGGCGGCCGAGAGCCGGGGCCTGCCGCTCTACCGCTATGTGGGCGGCGTTTCGGCCCGCACCCTGCCGGTGCCGATGATGAACATCATCAACGGCGGCGCGCACGCGGATAATCCGATCGACTTCCAGGAATTCATGATTATGCCGGTGGGCGCCGAGAGCCTGTCGGATGCCGTGCGCTGGGGCGCGGAGATTTTCCACGTCCTCAAGAAGGAGCTGAGCAACGCTGGTCTTTCCACCGCCGTGGGCGACGAGGGCGGTTTCGCCCCGAAGCTGGAGAGCACCACCGCCGCCATCGACTTCGTGATGAAGGCCATCGAGAAGGCGGGCTACAAGCCGGGCGAGGATGTCTATCTCGCGCTCGACTGCGCCTCGACCGAGTTCTTCAAGGACGGCAAGTACGTCATGGAAGGTGAGGGCAAGACCCTCGATTCCGGCCAGATGGCCGCCTACCTTGCCGATCTCGTCGGCCGCTACCCGATCATCTCCATCGAGGACGGCATGGCCGAGGATGACTGGGCCGGTTGGAAGCAGCTGACCGACCTCGTTGGCAACAAGTGCCAGCTGGTGGGCGATGACCTGTTCGTCACCAACGCCGTGCGCCTGCGCGAGGGCATCCAGAAGGGTGTCGCCAACTCCATTCTGGTGAAGGTCAACCAGATCGGCTCGCTCACCGAGACGCTGACTGCCGTCGAGACCGCGCACCGCGCCAGCTACACCGCCGTCATGTCGCACCGCTCGGGCGAGACCGAGGACGCGACCATCGCCGACCTCGCCGTTGCCACCAACTGCGGCCAGATCAAGACCGGTTCGCTGGCCCGCTCCGACCGTCTCGCCAAGTACAACCAGCTTATCCGCATCGAGCAGGAGCTGGATGTGGCGGCGGTTTACGCCGGCCGGTCGATCCTGAAGGCGTAA
- a CDS encoding FtsB family cell division protein, with the protein MPAGCIIAIGYFAYHTFQGEHGLRAYSVYESQLRELSTTAKQVRAQRETLEHRVALLSPEHIDPDYADELVRRHLGLAHPDEDVIMLEPRR; encoded by the coding sequence GTGCCCGCTGGCTGCATCATAGCCATCGGCTACTTTGCCTATCACACGTTTCAGGGTGAGCATGGGCTGCGGGCCTACTCGGTTTACGAGTCCCAACTCCGCGAGTTGTCCACCACCGCCAAGCAGGTGCGGGCGCAGCGCGAAACGCTGGAGCATCGCGTGGCGCTGCTCTCGCCGGAGCACATCGACCCCGACTATGCGGACGAGCTCGTCCGCCGCCATCTCGGCCTCGCCCACCCGGACGAAGACGTCATCATGCTGGAGCCGCGCCGCTAG
- a CDS encoding LysR substrate-binding domain-containing protein, whose amino-acid sequence MGIGQPPLSQQIRDLETEIGAALFHRVPHGAELTEAGRAFLEAVRTMPDQARAAIRSAQRAARGETGTLRVGFTGSAVLNTVVPASIRAFRRRFPDVDLTLEERNSNGLVAGLRDGSLDLAFLRPGAIDGDDIQAHPFPDEPLIAALPSARAAALEDDQQEIHLTSLHADPFILTPKPIGPTLFDAAVDACRAVGFEPIIGQPAPQIVSVLSLVAAELGVSLVPASMRQLAVAGVAYRSLADAQPVARLALAHLRGNIPAIGRNFLDLSRGAGKGRDGRGVKEVRKLRLKGGFIPLSIPHSLSGRPRSCGHKLGRAGGAGCGPLMSFRRHPLR is encoded by the coding sequence ACCGGGTGCCGCACGGCGCGGAGCTGACCGAAGCCGGACGCGCGTTTTTGGAGGCGGTGCGGACCATGCCCGACCAGGCGCGCGCGGCCATCCGCAGCGCCCAGCGGGCGGCACGCGGCGAGACCGGCACGCTGCGGGTGGGCTTCACCGGCTCGGCCGTGCTCAACACGGTGGTGCCCGCCTCCATCCGCGCCTTCCGCCGCAGGTTCCCGGATGTGGACCTGACGCTGGAGGAGCGCAACAGCAACGGGCTGGTCGCCGGCCTGCGCGACGGCAGCCTGGACCTCGCCTTCCTGCGCCCCGGAGCCATCGACGGCGATGACATCCAGGCCCACCCCTTCCCCGACGAGCCGCTGATCGCCGCCCTGCCCTCTGCCCGCGCCGCCGCGCTGGAGGACGACCAGCAGGAAATCCACCTCACCAGCCTGCACGCGGACCCCTTCATCCTGACGCCCAAGCCGATCGGCCCGACCCTGTTCGACGCGGCGGTGGACGCCTGCCGGGCGGTGGGGTTCGAGCCGATTATCGGCCAGCCCGCCCCGCAAATCGTCTCCGTGCTTTCGCTGGTGGCGGCGGAACTGGGGGTCTCGCTCGTGCCCGCCTCCATGCGGCAGCTGGCGGTGGCGGGCGTCGCCTACCGCAGCCTCGCCGACGCGCAGCCCGTCGCCCGGCTGGCGCTGGCGCACCTGCGCGGCAACATCCCCGCCATCGGCCGCAACTTCCTCGACCTGTCGCGGGGGGCAGGCAAAGGGCGGGATGGCCGGGGCGTAAAGGAAGTTCGGAAGTTAAGGTTGAAAGGGGGATTCATCCCCCTTTCGATCCCCCATTCCTTATCGGGACGCCCCCGGTCATGCGGGCACAAACTCGGGCGTGCCGGTGGTGCCGGGTGCGGCCCTTTGATGTCGTTCAGGAGACACCCGCTGCGATGA